Proteins encoded in a region of the Triticum dicoccoides isolate Atlit2015 ecotype Zavitan chromosome 3A, WEW_v2.0, whole genome shotgun sequence genome:
- the LOC119271450 gene encoding heavy metal-associated isoprenylated plant protein 43-like: MSKKIVIRADLVGKKCTSGILSIVSKLEGIKSMVVDDDKCTLTVVGTVDPVCVVHQLRKSCYAASIVSVEDDKPKEKKTPCQEACEKAWKDKYEKACKERCEKACKEPCCDDCGEKGTPYAGHGYRCTPGCYSSPCGLPSCHYYSSGYGYGYGYGVRAPPLGYTWYE, encoded by the exons ATGTCTAAG AAGATTGTGATCAGAGCCGATCTCGTCGGCAAGAAGTGCACGAGTGGGATCCTGTCAATCGTTTCCAAGCTCGAGG GGATCAAGTCCATGGTGGTCGACGACGACAAGTGCACGCTGACGGTGGTCGGCACCGTGGACCCGGTGTGCGTGGTGCACCAGCTGAGGAAGTCGTGCTACGCCGCGTCCATCGTCAGCGTGGAGgacgacaagcccaaggagaagaagaccccctgccAGGAGGCCTGCGAGAAGGCCTGGAAGGACAAGTACGAGAAGGCCTGCAAGGAGAGGTGCGAGAAGGCGTGCAAGGAGCCGTGCTGCGACGACTGCGGCGAGAAGGGGACGCCGTACGCCGGCCACGGGTACCGCTGCACGCCGGGCTGCTACTCCAGCCCCTGCGGCCTGCCCAGCTGCCACTACTACAGCTCCGGCTATGGCTACGGCTACGGCTACGGCGTGCGCGCGCCGCCCCTGGGATACACCTGGTACGAGTAG